Proteins co-encoded in one Arachis stenosperma cultivar V10309 chromosome 7, arast.V10309.gnm1.PFL2, whole genome shotgun sequence genomic window:
- the LOC130940633 gene encoding uncharacterized protein LOC130940633 has translation MEPLGNTETEDGTAAPVNKTARRVSFADNEITSIHLFPSDDAEQTPPLDDHNNVVSSPFLRPIASPLSPLRTATASTDDDEAFHGPVLASFIEPGRLSGPDPGFSDDVTMDSTAFSMHYRSLARSDSDDLRTPSQNWIPAVTSTTEGSFMTLSDARNEICDGDSASGARDSNDMTVVEDKEYPFRYDYDRMSPSLGAISAEGSKDASSFLEISNRSPYGSSTEKDFVYSKGDDDNSAGIGIGADASIRTADSLINDKSPAKGVIDATNCIQEVSTPSMNSLKERLRELRLCHGNMQELSHEGNLDGDDFSAQISAQKKRKVFEMLRGRKIMDESGRIDASPQLHNGWKSDQQLVLQQTGVMRSEKGKLDNQTRKTWADIVKNFSCATNLLLSPSTDKLNLRMISMLEDTLVQLQKVNICDAFCSEIHCQKTADQLKVVGHKRFVEARSLLFNIAYGKAKLQLMHIKRERLLKKLQLSSGLQEFQMMKLSGTPGLSKHDAINQGSDSHFHSILLNSGGKFQVSSLTTMRKEIEILDWKAKSLKEYFCTYCKMESHQSFADTIRSVHLYLKRRISCKCVFQNLQLWNIDGFELVEGSYRVFLNYYDYVIQRFTVSDCPSTSIIVSSKLNDMKIVKTFPEMDALFAFMLVLNPHTTKSYAHTKDLVQETQVTSSLLSNLLDVVEEIQLAQIETTNMVEAKFFSQSDEQLDLLLFFIDFRSGKKVKVTLDMTCLRCGVYPVSILPCRVHDAASGEQKSPSLVAEIRTAVKTVSVGYSRIMRLSRCISQVVHACTLSP, from the exons ATGGAGCCCCTTGGCAACACCGAAACGGAAGACGGAACCGCCGCGCCGGTGAATAAAACCGCCCGCCGCGTCAGCTTCGCCGACAACGAGATCACCTCCATCCATCTCTTCCCCTCCGACGACGCCGAACAAACTCCTCCGCTCGATGACCACAACAACGTCGTTTCTAGCCCCTTCCTGAGACCAATCGCTtcgcctctttctcctctcagAACCGCCACTGCTTCCACCGATGACGACG AAGCTTTTCACGGTCCCGTTTTGGCTAGTTTCATTGAACCTGGACGGTTGTCGGGTCCTGATCCCGGTTTCTCCGACGATGTCACAATGGATTCAACTGCGTTCTCAATGCACTATCGGAGCCTCGCGAGGTCAGATTCCGATGATCTCAGAACGCCAAGCCAGAATTGGATCCCTGCTGTTACTAGTACTACTGAAGGAAGCTTCATGACGCTCAGCGACGCAAGGAACGAGATTTGTGACGGTGATTCAGCGAGTGGAGCTAGAGATTCAAACGACATGACTGTGGTGGAGGATAAAGAGTATCCATTTAGGTATGATTATGACAGAATGTCTCCTTCGTTAGGTGCAATTTCAGCTGAAGGAAGCAAAGATGCCTCTTCTTTCTTGGAGATATCAAACAGGAGCCCTTATGGTTCATCAACAGAAAAAGACTTTGTATACAGCAAAGGCGATGATGACAATAGTGCTGGTATTGGTATTGGTGCTGATGCTTCGATTAGAACTGCTGATTCTTTGATCAAT GATAAGAGTCCCGCTAAGGGAGTTATAGATGCGACCAATTGTATCCAAGAAGTGTCAACTCCATCGATGAATTCCCTGAAAGAGCGCCTGAGAGAACTACGATTGTGCCATGGTAATATGCAAGAGTTGTCTCATGAGGGCAACTTAGATGGAGATGATTTTAGTGCCCAGATTTCTgctcagaagaaaagaaaagtttttGAGATGCTAAGAGGTCGAAAGATCATGGATGAATCAGGGAGGATTGACGCAAGTCCACAGCTCCATAATGGTTGGAAGAGTGACCAACAATTGGTTTTGCAGCAAACAGGTGTTATGAGAAGTGAAAAAGGGAAGCTGGacaatcaaacaaggaaaacatGGGCTGAT ATTGTAAAAAATTTCTCATGTGCTACAAACCTGTTGCTTTCTCCTTCAACTGATAAGCTCAATTTGAGAATG ATTAGCATGCTGGAAGATACTTTGGTTCAATTGCAGAAAGTTAACATCTGTGATGCCTTTTGTTCTGAAATTCATTGTCAG AAAACAGCTGACCAGTTGAAAGTTGTTGGGCATAAAAG ATTTGTGGAAGCAAGAAGTTTGCTGTTCAATATAGCATATGGGAAAGCAAAACTACAATTAATGCATATTAAGCGCGAGAGATTACTG AAAAAGTTACAGTTGAGCAGTGGACTCCAGGAGTTTCAAATGATGAAATTAAGTGGCACTCCAGGTTTGTCTAAGCATGATGCTATAAATCAAGGGAGTGATAGCCACTTCCATTCCATCTTGCTCAATTCTGGGGGGAAGTTTCAG GTTTCTAGTCTCACCACAATGAGGAAGGAGATTGAAATTTTAGATTGGAAAGCAAAATCCTTAAAAGAGTACTTTTGTACGTATTGCAAGATGGAAAGTCATCAAAGCTTTGCTGACACCATAAGATCTGTTCATCTTTATTTGAAGAGGAGAATATCGTGCAAGTGTGTATTCCAGAATTTGCAG TTGTGGAACATTGATGGTTTTGAGCTTGTGGAGGGTAGTTACCGAGTTTTTCTCAACTATTATGATTATGTTATTCAGAG GTTCACAGTAAGCGATTGTCCATCAACAAGCATAATAGTATCAAGTAAATTGAATGATATGAAAATTGTGAAG ACCTTTCCAGAGATGGATGCTCTTTTTGCATTTATGCTTGTCCTAAATCCTCATACCACTAAAAGTTATGCTCATACAAAAGATTTGGTGCAAGAAACACAG GTAACAAGTTCTTTGTTGAGTAATTTGCTAGATGTGGTTGAGGAGATTCAGTTAGCTCAGATAGAGACTACAAATATGGTTGAAGCAAAATTCTTTTCTCAATCAG ATGAGCAGCTGGATTTGCTGCTATTTTTTATTGACTTTCGTAGTGGCAAGAAGGTGAAAGTAACCCTTGATATGACGTGCTTGAGATG TGGGGTCTATCCTGTAAGTATCCTTCCTTGCCGGGTACATGATGCTGCTAGTGGGGAGCAGAAGTCACCATCCCTTGTAGCTGAAATAAGGACTGCAGTTAAAACTGTAAGTGTTGGGTATTCAAGAATCATGAGGCTTTCTCGGTGCATTTCCCAGGTGGTTCATGCTTGCACTTTATCCCCATGA
- the LOC130939674 gene encoding putative F-box protein At1g67623, whose protein sequence is MPQAQSSILYIISDNHSTKFLQMAGSPEKDTKKVDVSVQHECPLNLLPREIWSIIATKVASSSIEDLFNMQVTCKVFLGAARGDAVYKYATMSYKPLARFLGNHDGLERRFLDRCLEVGNVDAIVRHGFAKYLRFGHRDKGMELLARALTEGSVEAGYLSSMLLMFDHEDEEDMVRGVQMIVGFINSGQLESYTNFLTDVFKDNKVILNELLARI, encoded by the coding sequence ATGCCACAAGCTCAGTCGTCTATCCTCTACATAATCTCCGATAATCACTCGACGAAGTTCTTGCAAATGGCCGGAAGTCCCGAGAAGGACACTAAGAAAGTGGACGTATCCGTTCAGCACGAATGCCCGCTGAATCTCCTTCCTCGCGAAATTTGGTCGATTATTGCCACCAAGGTTGCATCGAGTTCGATTGAGGATCTGTTCAACATGCAGGTAACGTGTAAGGTTTTCCTCGGTGCGGCGAGAGGCGACGCTGTATACAAGTATGCGACGATGTCTTACAAACCGCTAGCGCGGTTTTTAGGTAACCACGACGGGCTTGAAAGGAGATTCCTTGATCGCTGCTTGGAAGTGGGAAATGTGGATGCTATAGTCCGACATGGGTTCGCGAAATATCTACGGTTTGGTCACCGTGACAAAGGCATGGAACTGCTTGCTAGGGCCTTAACGGAGGGCAGCGTCGAAGCAGGTTACCTGTCTTCCATGTTGTTAATGTTTGATCACGAAGACGAGGAAGACATGGTTAGGGGTGTTCAAATGATAGTGGGTTTTATCAATTCTGGCCAGCTAGAGAGCTACACCAATTTCTTGACGGACGTTTTCAAAGATAACAAGGTGATCTTAAATGAATTGTTGGCACGCATCTGA